The following proteins come from a genomic window of Salvia hispanica cultivar TCC Black 2014 chromosome 4, UniMelb_Shisp_WGS_1.0, whole genome shotgun sequence:
- the LOC125185234 gene encoding LOW QUALITY PROTEIN: uncharacterized protein LOC125185234 (The sequence of the model RefSeq protein was modified relative to this genomic sequence to represent the inferred CDS: deleted 1 base in 1 codon) — translation MAVGATRKISAASARAHTRKSNTKASSQISGILIKLLLVGLVGFLAWAYQAVRPPPPKTSGLQDGPPVTASRIQLKDGRYLAYKESGVPKDVAKHKIVFIHGFDNCRHHVSAMTANLSPDIVESRGIYIVSFDRPGYGESSPHPTRTVKSLAFDIEELADQLGLGPKFYIIGFSMGGQVVWSCLKYIPHRLAGAALLTPVVNYWWPGFPSNLSQQAYDMQFRQDQWALRVAHYLPWLTYWWNTQKLFPGSSVIAKRPEIFTNPDKELLPKIISLTKEYRATPRQQGEFESLHRDLMIGFGSWDFDPMDLKNPFSESGGSVHLWQGDDDYLVPVTLQRHIASRLPWIQYHELSGTGHMFPYADGMADTIVQALIG, via the exons ATGGCGGTCGGAGCTACCAGAAAAATATCTGCCGCCTCTGCCAGGGCTCACACTCGAAAATCCAACACCAAAGCTTCTTCTCAAATTTCAG GGATCCTCATCAAACTACTGTTAGTTGGCTTGGTGGGTTTCCTAGCTTGGGCTTATCAAGCAGTAAGGCCTCCTCCACCAAAGACGAGTGGCTTGCAAGACGGGCCTCCCGTTACAGCATCTAGAATACAGCTCAAGGACGGGAGGTACTTGGCTTACAAAGAGTCTGGTGTGCCGAAGGATGTAGCAAAGCACAAAATAGTGTTTATCCATGGATTTGATAATTGCAGGCATCATGTTTCTGCAATGACGGCTAACCTCTCCCCT GACATTGTTGAAAGTAGAGGCATATACATTGTTTCGTTTGATAGGCCTGGTTATGGAGAGAGTAGTCCTCACCCTACCCGGACTGTTAAGAGCTTAGCGTTTGATATCGAGGAGCTTGCTGATCAGTTGGGGCTAGGACCCAAATTC TATATTATTGGATTTTCCATGGGTGGGCAGGTTGTTTGGAGCTGCCTCAAGTATATACCTCATAG ATTAGCTGGAGCTGCTCTATTAACACCAGTTGTGAATTATTGGTGGCCTGGTTTCCCTTCAAACTTGTCTCAACAAGCATATGACATGCAGTTCAGACAAGACCAGTGGGCTCTTCGTGTTGCTCACTACTTGCCATGGCTTACCTACTGGTGGAACACTCAGAAATTATTCCCTGGTTCAAGTGTTATTGCTAAACGCCCAGAAATTTTTACTAATCCAGACAAAGAACTGCTTCCAAAGATTATTTCTTTGACCAAGGAGTATCGG GCAACACCAAGACAACAAGGCGAGTTTGAGTCTCTTCATCGTGATTTAATGATTGGTTTCGGGAGTTGGGACTTTGACCCAATGGATCTGAAAAATCCATTCTCGGAAAGTGGAGGTTCGGTTCACTTATGGCAGGGGGATGATGATTATCTCGTTCCTGTTACCCTGCAGCGTCACATTGCCAGCCGGCTTCCATGGATCCAATACCACGAGTTATCAGGTACTGGACATATGTTTCCATATGCTGATGGGATGGCAGACACCATCGTACAAGCACTGATTGGTTAA